Proteins from a genomic interval of Symmachiella macrocystis:
- a CDS encoding recombinase family protein: MSRSVKKGKAPEIRCAIYTRKSSEEGLDLEFNSLDAQRESAEAYIASQKNEGWTCLSALYDDGGFSGGNVERPGLKRLLADIEAGKIDCIVIYKVDRLSLSLMDFSRIMETFEKYNVSFVSVTQQFNTTHSMGRLTLNILLSFAQFEREIIGERIRDKIAAQRRKGKWAGGKPVLGYDVDRSAASPKLVINAEEAARVRQIFELYIDEKSLLPVVDELERRGWANKSWLSKKGQPMGGLPFDKGSLHRLLTNPLHAGKIRHKEDIFDGEHKPIVEANLFEKVQKRLTRNGRSGQVRNKHGALLKGLLTCRACDNAMTHTYTSPPPRSNGPWSTRFAALAATRRYGAKCGGRYNSATTDNWPRYVANTAASNGN, encoded by the coding sequence ATGAGCCGTAGTGTGAAGAAGGGAAAGGCGCCCGAAATCCGCTGTGCGATTTACACCCGCAAATCATCAGAGGAAGGCTTGGACCTCGAATTCAATTCGCTCGATGCCCAGCGGGAATCGGCCGAAGCGTATATCGCCAGCCAAAAGAATGAAGGCTGGACCTGTTTGTCCGCTCTCTATGATGATGGTGGGTTTTCGGGTGGGAATGTCGAGCGCCCCGGGTTGAAGCGGCTATTGGCCGACATCGAAGCGGGCAAGATCGACTGCATCGTAATTTACAAAGTCGACAGGTTGAGCCTCAGTTTGATGGACTTCTCACGGATCATGGAGACGTTTGAAAAATATAACGTCTCGTTCGTCAGTGTGACGCAGCAATTCAACACCACGCACTCGATGGGACGGCTGACGCTGAATATTCTGCTGTCGTTTGCCCAGTTCGAACGCGAAATCATTGGAGAACGGATTCGTGACAAAATCGCCGCCCAGCGCCGCAAGGGCAAATGGGCGGGTGGCAAGCCGGTGTTGGGCTACGATGTAGACCGATCAGCAGCCAGTCCCAAACTCGTCATCAATGCCGAAGAGGCGGCCCGCGTCCGGCAAATCTTCGAGTTGTACATAGATGAGAAGTCGCTGTTGCCGGTCGTCGACGAGTTGGAACGCCGTGGCTGGGCGAACAAATCCTGGCTGAGTAAAAAAGGCCAACCCATGGGCGGCCTGCCGTTCGACAAAGGCTCGCTGCACCGCTTGCTAACGAATCCACTGCACGCCGGCAAGATCCGGCACAAGGAAGACATCTTCGACGGCGAACATAAACCAATCGTCGAAGCCAACCTGTTCGAAAAAGTGCAGAAGCGGCTCACTCGTAACGGCCGGTCGGGACAGGTTCGTAACAAGCACGGCGCATTGCTCAAGGGGTTGTTGACCTGCCGCGCTTGCGACAACGCGATGACGCATACCTACACCTCCCCGCCGCCGAGATCGAACGGGCCGTGGTCGACGAGATTCGCGGCATTGGCCGCGACCCGGCGCTACGGGGCGAAGTGTGGCGGCAGGTACAACAGCGCCACGACCGACAACTGGCCGCGATACGTCGCGAACACGGCGGCCTCAAACGGGAACTGA
- a CDS encoding DUF2924 domain-containing protein translates to MNLNREITILQAMSVGELRERYAELHGENCRSRHRTYLIRRIVWKLQARAEGGLSERARQRAAELTDVAEARVTPPNGNGIPAKPRTRPNDPRIPAPGNMIVRDYKGRTVQVLVTEDGFEYEGEPYGSLSAVAKAVTDSHMNGFRFFKLEDRK, encoded by the coding sequence ATGAACCTCAACCGCGAAATCACGATTTTGCAGGCGATGAGCGTCGGTGAATTGCGCGAGCGGTACGCAGAGTTGCACGGCGAAAACTGCCGCAGCCGCCACCGCACGTATCTAATCCGTCGCATCGTCTGGAAATTACAGGCCCGCGCCGAAGGAGGCCTAAGCGAACGGGCTAGGCAGAGGGCAGCGGAATTGACGGACGTTGCCGAAGCGCGGGTCACGCCACCCAACGGTAACGGGATTCCGGCCAAACCCCGCACACGCCCCAATGATCCGCGCATCCCGGCGCCGGGCAACATGATCGTCCGTGACTACAAGGGGCGGACGGTCCAAGTTCTGGTCACCGAGGACGGGTTCGAATATGAGGGCGAGCCATATGGCTCCCTCTCAGCGGTCGCCAAAGCGGTGACCGACTCGCACATGAACGGTTTCCGATTCTTCAAATTGGAGGACCGGAAATGA